AACGGCCACTGGACTGCATAGCGCATTCCCTTGACTCCGTCAACCTCTCCCTTAGACCAACGTCCGGTATAGACGCGTCCACCTTTGCCCATACAGAACTCGTGCATCACGACTTCTATCAGGCCTTCCGGTTTCAGACCAGCTTCTTCAGCAATTTCCTTCAGGTGCTTGAGGACTTCTCCTTCGAAATTGACTTCCATTTCACTTCTTCCTCCTGAAAGCAAGCCGCTTGTATGGGTAGCCCCATCGCTCCTGATACATCAGACCTTCAAGTGGAGGTCGGCTGGGACCTAGGTCGCGTGCGCGAACCCGCTTGCCTATACAGAAGGCGGTCAGCGGCAACCATATGGGCGGGATTCCAAGTCGATCGCGGATCAGTTCTGCGTGTCGGGGGTCCGAACAGACCAGAGCCTCGTATCCGCAGCCATATCCTAGCTCAGAGGCCACAAGCCACATGTTCATGATGGCCATACCTGCTACTACCGAGCCGAACAGCTCGTTCGGATACAAGTAGCCTGCATCGTGCCATGAGTCACTCGCACAGACTATAATCACAGTGTCCGACTTCTCGGGGTATCGGAAGAGCTCGCCATCTCGGAGTCTGGCATACACAGCTGCGCGATAGGGGTCTCCGATGAACCAGTTTCTTCCGCTGGTGAGTTCAAAGGGCGCTCCACCAAAGGCAGTCTGCGCCATCTCCTGTGCTATGTCCGCAAGGAACACCTTCGTGTCCTGGTCGTCACGGATGACTATGAAGCGGACCATAAGCATATTCTCTGGACTGGGAGCGTGCCGAGCCGCATCAAGTATCATCTCAATGTGCTCGTCGGGGATGCGCTCGCCAGTGAATTCGCGGATAGAGCGTCTCTCTCGAATCATCCGCAGAGAGGCAAGTTCGGGGGAGACCTTCGTCTCATTGCTCGCCTCGCTGGCAGAGTCAGGTCTTGAAGCAGTAACCATTGTTTCATCCCTTAGGTCAATAGTAGGCTGACGCACACTTGCTGGCATAAATCTGTATCGAACGCCTGTCGCTAGCAAGTTCAGCCTCGCAGGCCTATCTGACACCAGCCCTGTACTGAAGTGTGTGTCTGCATGTGAAGTGGTGCGTCGGCCCAGATGGTAGTGGGCTCTCTCATACGATAGTGCAGCGCCAAGAAGATGCCCATTGCCTGCTGCATTGGCATGGGGATGGGAAGGCGTAGTGCGAGATAGGGCGAAGGATAGTACATGAAAAAGGGGAGGTACGTCATCAATGTGAAAATGTCCGCGAAGAAGAGACTTAGGAAAGCAACCAGACCAAGTCTATGACCGCTTGTCTTGCCGCCCACGTACCTGACAACCGATACCGGGAATACTAGATTGAACGGAAAGAGGAACAGAAACGTAAACAACACGTACGGGGGGTTCAGCGCGAAACCCTGGCTAAGCATGAATTCACTGTACGAAGTAGAAACATAGCTCCATAGAAGAGCGACTATTTGATATCCCCCGTAGTAGACCATCTCATATCCCCCATAGTACAGAGGTATCACAGACAACGGACACAGAAGCGTGGCCACCGTCATCGTAACGGCAGATACTGCAAGACGCCGCTCCATTGCAATCAGAGAAACCGAGTCTGGCTAGCCACTAATGAGCCTTATCATCTCATCATCAACTCTGTTGCATGATCCATCTGCTCTCCCAGATGAGCTATACAAGTCGCAGACCATTACGAGCCAGCATCTTCAGGAGCACCTCTCGACCTTCGGCCAATTCTCCTTGACCTCAGGGCACTACCGTATTGCCTTTAGTGCAGAGTATCCCGACTGAATCAGACCATTCAGCCCGTGGTTGTCATGTTTCACTGCACACGAGAGGACACCAGACTATTCACGGGATGACAAGTTCAGGTCAGTCAATGGCAGGTGTGTATGACGTGAGTATTGGTGGCATAACAGTCACGGTACACAAGATGCCATAAGGTGCATACAGCGGAACTCACGCAGACGTGCTCTCAGACTCCCGGTATTCTCGACGCACGTCTCTGCGGAGAGGAGAACGACTGCCCTCTCCGCTCTCATCATTGCATCAGAGAGACGATAGCATCCAAGTCGATTGACTCGCCCACTATTCGCTCCACCACAGCAGCCTTCTCAATGTTCTCAGGGCTGACAGAACCGACGAGGTGATCGACTATCTGACTGGTGCTGTAAGTGTCCTTGGCTGTAACCATTATGGGAATCCCAAGCTCCTTGGCTCTGGTAAGGATCATCATATCGGGTCCAAGACTGCCGACAAGGATGAGCAGTCTTGTGTCAGTCTCCATTGCGGCAAGACAGAGATCCGAACGGTCGCCACTGGTTATGACAGCCTTGCCCTTCTTTTGGCGGAACCATCTCAATGCGTTCTCGGGTGCCATGCTACCTACGACAAACTCATCGACGATGGTGTTCAGCTTGTCCTCACCTATGACCATCTGTCCGTCCAGAGCTTTCATTATGTCCCGCACTGTTGGATTGAACAGCTCCCGGTTCTGATATATCGCCCCACAGAAACGTACACCATGTCTCTCCAATAGTGGCGCGATGCTCTCACTGATAGTCGAACGAAGCATGGGCGGGACCATCATGAGGATGACCCCAATGGACTCCACTCCGAAGTGACGGAAGAAGTCTCTGTGCATGAGCACCTCGTCAATCGCCTCGACCTCGGGAAAGCGCACAACGCAGACGACCGATGCGCCCAGTTCCTTGGCAATCTGAGGAGATGAGAGATCGATATGAAGCAGATGCCATGGGGCCTCCGTCCCTTCAATCAGCACGAAATCGACATCCTCGGACACGACGCTGTAGCAGTCATGAATCGTCTTGAGCAGCGCGACCCGGCCCTTCTTAATCATCTCATCGAAGCTCGACATCGTTCTGAGAATGGGAGAGATGCATTCCTCCTTCGCGCC
The DNA window shown above is from Candidatus Thorarchaeota archaeon and carries:
- a CDS encoding nitroreductase family protein; the encoded protein is MVTASRPDSASEASNETKVSPELASLRMIRERRSIREFTGERIPDEHIEMILDAARHAPSPENMLMVRFIVIRDDQDTKVFLADIAQEMAQTAFGGAPFELTSGRNWFIGDPYRAAVYARLRDGELFRYPEKSDTVIIVCASDSWHDAGYLYPNELFGSVVAGMAIMNMWLVASELGYGCGYEALVCSDPRHAELIRDRLGIPPIWLPLTAFCIGKRVRARDLGPSRPPLEGLMYQERWGYPYKRLAFRRKK
- a CDS encoding phosphotransacetylase family protein codes for the protein MAKSLMVSGATLTGKTMVALGLASRLRAKGYDVSYFKPVGERTYGMGGESPDYDRDAELMKQVLKMGAKEECISPILRTMSSFDEMIKKGRVALLKTIHDCYSVVSEDVDFVLIEGTEAPWHLLHIDLSSPQIAKELGASVVCVVRFPEVEAIDEVLMHRDFFRHFGVESIGVILMMVPPMLRSTISESIAPLLERHGVRFCGAIYQNRELFNPTVRDIMKALDGQMVIGEDKLNTIVDEFVVGSMAPENALRWFRQKKGKAVITSGDRSDLCLAAMETDTRLLILVGSLGPDMMILTRAKELGIPIMVTAKDTYSTSQIVDHLVGSVSPENIEKAAVVERIVGESIDLDAIVSLMQ